TGCAACCGACTACTCAATCCCTGCCATGTACATTCGACGCCGCGAGGGCACCGGTTCTAGTATCACCCACTACCTTGCCGGGCGTGGTCTCATATGACACAGAGCCGTCTAGCGAAGATCTCCATCAGGTCCTTTGCAGTCATGGATGCGCTCGACAGGGCCCTCGCGATTGTGAACGACGACCTTGCAGAAGGACATCTGTCTCCCCGGGAACACCTCAAGACTCAGAGATGGGTTCAGGACATCTCATACATGCAGGCACAGCTGCGCAGTATAGACGCAACTCTACGGCCACATATTGAGTCGGAGATAGGTCAACCTCTTGACCCGGACCTGTTGGCCACGTCTCTCTTCCAGCCCAGCACTAAGAATGTGTTCAGCGAGATGCGGGTCCATTATGCAAGCCAAGAGGGGTATGGTGCCCTGCTCACAGACCTTGAACTCCTAAGCGAGCTTGCCAAGGAACTGGCACTCCTCGGGGATGCGGCCATCTCGCTTGTCGCGCTCCACTACCTCTGGAGTGACTCGCTGCAGGGCGTCGGACGTCTTACTCAGAGACGCGCCAACCTCGTCAGCAATGAAACACTGGCTCAGCTCTGCGACGCATGGGGACTCTACAAGTACAGGATTCACTTCGACCCCCCGACCACCAGCAGATCCGAGATTGAGCACATCAAGGGGTCTCTTGTTGAGGCCGTCAGCGGGGCAGCCTATGTCAACTCTGACTTTGACGGCATCGCAGCGATTGTGGCTCTGCTTGACCGCAGGGTCAGTAGTCAGTCGGGTCGAACTCAGGCGTAGATTCCGGTGATACACTGATGGGGAACATCTCGTAGAACCTCTGCCGTACAGACTCTGCAATACTGGGAGGCGAGTACAGACGCACTCCGGGGATTGTCTGTCTTTGCTGACGTAGCGCGAGAAGAATGGGTCTACCTTCTCTAGTGTCCCTTAGGCGAACCATCTGAAAGCCTGATGACTCGTTGCCCACCAGAAGAGGTGTTTCCCCCAGAAACCTGTCGCCTAAGTCCACCTTCACGATGTCAATCAGGACCCGGCCGACATCGCCAGCAATCTCTTCCTCAGCTCTCAGGAGAGCCGACAGGTCGTCCTCCAGTCTCAGCAGCCGAGTCAGCGTGTCCTGGTCGAACGCACCAAAGGAGTGGGAGAGGACCACCTTGAACAGTCGTCGATAGCGTATTCTTGCCGCATACTCTCTCACAAAGTCTATGTCGGACGACTCCAGCCAGCGGTAGAGGTCACCATCGGTCATCCGGGTGAACATGCCAACACACTCATTCTTGGAGAGTCCCTCCTCCTTCAGTCGGAAGTATGTGGCCTTGCTAGTCAGTGCTTCAGCAACACGTACGGCATGGTGAAGATAGAGGTCGCTGAACATCCATATCCGGCTGAGTATGAGCGCCTCAAGGGAGTGTAGTGCCTTGGACATGAAGGCTCTCATCCATCTTCCACTGGAATGCCTTGCCACTCGGTTCGTGAGCAGCACTCTCTCTGCCGGAAAGATGCCAAGCTCGACCCCGCTGAAGTGGGCGTCCCGAATCAGGTAGTCAGTCTTGTCAATGTCAAGGGGGGAGTCAATGAAGTCTGAGATGAGCGACAGCAAAGGGTCTCTTGACCGCCGCTTCAGCACTTGAACCACTGTTTCGGGTTCGATGCTGTTCTGCTCTAGAACATCTCTGAGACCACTGTGCAGTATCAGAAACTCCCCCAGGTCGGTATGGTCAATGCCAGCCCAAGACTTCAGTGCGAACTCTATGGTATGGGACGTGGGCGGATGCCCCACATCGTGAAGCAGTGCGGCAGCGCGGAAAACCTTCTGGTGCTCCTCATCCATCAGCTCCGAGAGAGGACGAAAACAGGGTCGGCTCACGTCATCGCAGAAGCTCACAACACTGATGCACTTCTTGGCTAGGAAGTTGGTCCCAAGGCAGTGCTCGAATCGAGTATGGTTTGCTCCAGGGTAGACGAGGTGTGCAGGGCCCAACTGCCGCACGTATCTCAGCCGAAGCATCTCCCAAGACGAGACCAGGTCCAGCTCCCATGGAGAGAGGACTATTGCGCCATGGACCGGGTCCTGTATCGCCTTCTGCCGGGAGTGCACCTCGGCAAGATCAAGCATCTCTTTGTGTTCTGCTAGCCGCCTCTGAACAGCAGACCATTCCGCGGGACTGCTCTGGGCCTTCGACAAGGACTGCTCGCGCAGCCCGGTCACTCTGATGAGTGTCACAAGGTCGGTGTCGAGGTCAGATATGCGTGATCGCAATCCGCCACTCCTGTTAGAAGACCCGGTCGTCATGTTCATTCGACAATTTGATGCTTCCATCGGACTAATAAGTGGTATCAAGAGCGGGGTCTGGTTCCGTCCGATGGCAGTCTTCCACTTCTTCGTACTTCCTCCCGAGCTCTCGTGTATTCAAGCGTGTTCGGGACTGTCATGAAGTGACAATACTCGTCCGGTCTACAATAACCCCAGTGTGCCATGCTCTTGCAGGAGGGCGCCATGCGTGCATGATAGAATGGCGGACTGAGTAGCCCCGCCTTGACCATGTAGTCAACGACCTTCAGGATGTTCCTCTTCTCGTAGGCGAGCCGTATGCACGGAGGCGCCCTGCGGAGGATGTCCTTCCGCACAGCCCTAAACAGGCGATACCAGAGTGGACACTCTTTGGCCAAGTAGAGACTGCTGCAGCTAGGACAGAGTCGTTCGCGAATGGACAGTCGGCAGAACTGCATCCTGCTCTCACGAGTGAAACCGGACGTTCTCAGAAGATGGAACTTGACTTCAATGAACCAGTCTGGGGTGAACGAACCGAACTCGTCAATGAAGGAGCGTAGGTCCCGAATCACCTCTTCGCCTGAGGCATTCCAGTGTTCGCAGTCAAGCTCATCCATGAAGGGGCCTCTTTTCGCAGGTCAGTCGTGAGTGCCTCGCTCTCCGACTTAAGCACCGCAACAGTTCTGTGAACCATCGAGTGGAACAACTCTTAAATCGATATGGCAATCGCACAGTGTCCGTTGGACAGAGCTGGAAACAGGAGCCTTGTTACCCTTGAATGACGGCGCTGGGGTCTCTTCTCAGGACTTAGGAAGCGCCTGATGCATCCAGAGTCTGTCCCCAGACTCGACGTATGTATGCACATCGTTCTGTTGTCCAGAAGCGCCAACCCCGAGGCAGATGCCGCGTACCCCAAGCGGCCTGCTCCACCACACGATGAGGCCGCTGTACAATGGTGACTCTGAGTACCGAAGCAGAGGTGTCAATCAGAGAGGCCGTCACGCTTCTCGAGATGAAGGACATGAATGGGGACGGCAAGGACGAGGTAATAGTCACTACTGTCGCCGGTGATGTCAGGGTCATAGCTCTTGAGCCGGGCCCAGGAGCTTTCAGGGAACTAGCTGTGATGAGGGATCTCCCACCATCCTCAGCAATGAGTATCGGTGACGTGGTTGGAGACGGAAGACCAGACATCGTGCTCGGCGGGCTTGATGATACGCTGAGAGTGATCACTCTAGGAAAAGGAGGACTCAAACTCAGGACTGTGTGCCCGTTGGGGACCCTGCCCACTTCTGTGTGCGCGACCAACGTTCAGGGAGACCAGAGGGCCGAGGTGATAGTTGGTTCGAATGACAAGGCCCTTCGGTGCTATGGGTGGTTTGACACTGCACTGGACAAGCTCGCACACAAGGTTGTGGAACAACCCGCCTTCTCAGTGCAGCCACTCTTCAGCCAAGGTGTGCCCTACACGCGAGTCGTGTATGGTGATGAGAGCAGACATATCTATGTCTACCAGTACGCTGATGACCGACTACACGAGGCAATGCGCGCTGAAACAAGGGGACCGGTCTCGCTGGTCGCGACGGGCAGAATCGCAGGAAAGCGAAACGACGACATAGTCACTGTTTCAGATGGCCGACAGATAGGCCTCTTCTCGGTCGATCAGGGCACTATCAAGCCACTGGACAACATCAGAGCACCGGGAGTGGTCACCTCCGTGCGAGTCGGGTCGCTCTATGACCAAGGGTCTCAGCAACAGCAGATAGTTGTCTGTGAGGGAAACTCACACTTGGCCGTGATGGCACTGGAGGGGAGAAGACTGAACCCCGTCGGGAGCCTGAAGACTGAGAGGAAGGCAGCAGAGGCCCGAATTGCAGTAGGCAACCCAATGGGAGAGGGTACAAGAATCGTTCAGGCAGTCGGCAATAGCTTCTACGTCATAGCCGTCCAAACATGAACGCCACCCATGACGTGCAGACACACGGACGGAAACTCCATACCACATACAGCCTAGGACTGCACGACCTTGCCTCTGCTGTGACTGTCACAGAAGCGTGGACACTCTTAGTTGCGCTTTGGGAGCTGGAAGTCTTTTGCCTGTAAGACCTTGATAGACTTCACATCAGTGTGCGCCTCTATTCGCGGAACGAACTGAGCCTCAATCCAGCTCTTGGCTGCGGCGCGAGCTTTCTCGATGTTCTCACCCTCTGCGTTTATGTCAATTCGAACGAAGAGGTGATAGGGTTCCCGCTCTGATAGCTCCTTCTTGACCATTGCCCAGAAGGCCCTAGAACCCGCAGGAATGTCAATACGGCCGACGATCTCCACCCAGTTTCGCCCCTCCATTCTCCTAGACACTATGGCGAGATCCTTCAGCTCAGGCATCTCCTTTAGAGCGGCAAGAACCTTCTCGCCAGTTGCCATATTATCCTTTACAGACTCGAATTCGGCGATAAGATAGTGGTCAGCCCTAAACTTTGCCATCATCAAGACCCCAGTCAGAATATGACGATGTCGCGGTAGTGGCGCACACTTAAGTCTGATGGTGACTTCATGTCATGCGTTCATTGCGTGAGGCTGAATCTTGTGCTCTTAGTGAACGCCCGTAGTGCATGACTCGGTAGCCGGCCGTGAACAGTCCAATCACTGTCACTGCCACTAGGCCCCAGAGGACCCAATCAACCACTGAGAAGATGAACAGGACGAACAGACGCTCAGAGCGGCCGCCAAGGCCCACATCCAGGTCCGCAACACCAAGGTTCTCCGCTCTCGAACGAGTGTAGCTTGTCATTAGCCACCCGGCAAGACACACACAGACCCAGACGGACACTTGGACTCCAAGGATATCCTGCGTTGAAAAGGCCAGAGCCACTGCGACAAGCAGCACGACCTCGGCAACCTTGTCGACAGTCGAATCGATGAACGCCCCGTGCAACGAACTTCGGCCGGACACTCTAGCTGTGGCGCCATCCACACCGTCAAGAAGACCTGTGAGAAACACGAAGACCCCATAGTATGGGCCGGAGTGGAATAGGACTAGCGCCAGTAGACCAAGGAATGCCATGAGCAGAGACATATACGTGATGGAGTCCGGGCGGATACTCGCTGACGCACAGAGTCGTCCTAGGAACAGGACCGGTCTCTTGAATAGCCGTCTGAGGCGCCAAGCACTAGGGCTCGTTGCAGTCATTCCTCCCATAGGTGACTCCACCGTGGACAACACAAGAATCGACCACCATATCATCACCAATACGCGACTGGCCAAACACGATGCTCTCACGGGTCTCTGACCGCAGACCCAAGTGCGAGTCATCCACTAGGATGGTGTAGGGCCCGGCCCTTGAGTCCCCCCCGACAGAGCAGCCGGGGCCCACGAGTGTCGGTCCACGAATCTCCGATCCTGCACCAATCGTGATAGAGGACCCGAGGCGAACCGGTGCACCAAAGTGGACTGTGTCACCCGGTGGTACGAACAGACAGCCCGACTGTACCTGAGCGACTCTGTCCAGGTAATAGTGGTTCAGATTGAGCAGTGCACTGACACTGTCTATGTCAAACCAAGGCCCGGGCGTCGACGTATGGCTGACATGGTCACCCC
This window of the Candidatus Thorarchaeota archaeon genome carries:
- a CDS encoding VCBS repeat-containing protein, which encodes MVTLSTEAEVSIREAVTLLEMKDMNGDGKDEVIVTTVAGDVRVIALEPGPGAFRELAVMRDLPPSSAMSIGDVVGDGRPDIVLGGLDDTLRVITLGKGGLKLRTVCPLGTLPTSVCATNVQGDQRAEVIVGSNDKALRCYGWFDTALDKLAHKVVEQPAFSVQPLFSQGVPYTRVVYGDESRHIYVYQYADDRLHEAMRAETRGPVSLVATGRIAGKRNDDIVTVSDGRQIGLFSVDQGTIKPLDNIRAPGVVTSVRVGSLYDQGSQQQQIVVCEGNSHLAVMALEGRRLNPVGSLKTERKAAEARIAVGNPMGEGTRIVQAVGNSFYVIAVQT
- a CDS encoding CDP-alcohol phosphatidyltransferase family protein, with translation MGGMTATSPSAWRLRRLFKRPVLFLGRLCASASIRPDSITYMSLLMAFLGLLALVLFHSGPYYGVFVFLTGLLDGVDGATARVSGRSSLHGAFIDSTVDKVAEVVLLVAVALAFSTQDILGVQVSVWVCVCLAGWLMTSYTRSRAENLGVADLDVGLGGRSERLFVLFIFSVVDWVLWGLVAVTVIGLFTAGYRVMHYGRSLRAQDSASRNERMT
- a CDS encoding HD domain-containing protein, with protein sequence MRSRISDLDTDLVTLIRVTGLREQSLSKAQSSPAEWSAVQRRLAEHKEMLDLAEVHSRQKAIQDPVHGAIVLSPWELDLVSSWEMLRLRYVRQLGPAHLVYPGANHTRFEHCLGTNFLAKKCISVVSFCDDVSRPCFRPLSELMDEEHQKVFRAAALLHDVGHPPTSHTIEFALKSWAGIDHTDLGEFLILHSGLRDVLEQNSIEPETVVQVLKRRSRDPLLSLISDFIDSPLDIDKTDYLIRDAHFSGVELGIFPAERVLLTNRVARHSSGRWMRAFMSKALHSLEALILSRIWMFSDLYLHHAVRVAEALTSKATYFRLKEEGLSKNECVGMFTRMTDGDLYRWLESSDIDFVREYAARIRYRRLFKVVLSHSFGAFDQDTLTRLLRLEDDLSALLRAEEEIAGDVGRVLIDIVKVDLGDRFLGETPLLVGNESSGFQMVRLRDTREGRPILLALRQQRQTIPGVRLYSPPSIAESVRQRFYEMFPISVSPESTPEFDPTDY